aggtggtttATAAATCTGAATGTAATTTCTATTATTTCTGATGCTCGCTATACTGCCATGATTGAATacgaatagattgaaagtttttttataaaaaaagacACATTATATTTTGCAAAATATCATGTTTTGCATTTAATTTGAATATACAAATATTATACCGTGAGTGAATTTAAAAGAAAACGAATTGCTGACAGGATAAAACCTCCGAAAGCCTCCCCCCCTTCCTGCCCGCGCCCGCAGCCGACCGCGAGTCTCCCcggtcgccggcgccgccgccgccctcgtctccggcgagccccctcccacAGAATGCCGTctccgtccctcctcctcccgctccaccTGCCGCCTCTCCGCCCgcgcctcgcctcctcctcccaCTCCCCCCGCTACCCGCCCCCCTTCCTCAGAACCCTATCACCGCCGGCCCCCGCTCCTCGCCTCGCCCTCCCCGCcgcggcggctcgctccggcgggGGCGGTGACCGCGAGGGAAACCGGGGCGCGGCGGGGGACCGCGGGCGCGTCATCCCCATCGCGCGGTGCTACGAGGCGGGCCTCGCGCGGCTCGAGGTCTCCGGCGCCGCGCGGCGGGAGCAGGCcgtcgcggccgcggcggcggccgacggAGGGGCGGCCGCGGAGGCGCACCTCGGCGCCGGCTCCGAGGCCATGGTCATGGAGGCCTTCCTCCCCGGAGCCGGTGGCGCCGCGTCCACTCGAGTGGTGAGCGCTTACGGTTTCCACCTCCACCCGCCTTCACTTTGGGATGGTTCAGTGCCTGTCATTCGATTAGGATACGCTTTCGTTACGCTCCGCCAACCATAGGAAGTATTCTTCGAATACACGCAGCATTTTAGTCGCACTCCCATTATATCAGAAATATGCGGCCAACACAAGGTGCAACCCATTGAAAAGCTAGATTCAGCATGTAGATTCCCCATGGCAGGGCAGGTGGATGAGGCATTCATGCTGTATTTGTTCTTGAGGAAGTTTTGCTGTATTTGTAGATTTTGCAAGCCAAGGAAGTCAAAGAGAAGGCCGCTAAGATAAAGAAGGACTTTGGTGATGATATTTTCTCTGAAAATGAACCTGATTCCGACAGTATCTTGGCTATGGCTCTTAAGCAAGTTGTGATGCACAAGCTTTCAAACTATCGGCTAGAAATCTTCTCCCCAGGTTCAGGGAGAAACGTCCACGATTGGAGCAAACCCCGAAAGGTGTACATTGGGACTTGATactgattttttatttatttatttttagctcTTGTTAATTTGTGGTTGCATGCCAGGTTCCTGTGGATTTCAGCATCAGTTCATCGGATGGAAAACTTCTATCCTCTCTTGCTGAAGCAATTTTCTCATGTGTCATTGAGGATACCGAAAAGAGTTACCTCGGGGGCACAGGCGGGCTTTTTCAAACACAGAAGCTGAACTGCTCGTCTGATTCCACTGTTTGTATACACAGAATTTCCGAGGCAGAAGTTGCAAGTAATGCTAGGAGGTGCTTGGAGAGTTTTAATCTTACCAAGTCCTCTCATCAAGTGGGCACATCAAAGAATGCGTGGTGGCCAGCCCCAAAATATGGAAGGTTGGCGGAGATCGGGGGTCCTGATTTTATCCTTTGGGCCCATGAGTTTGTTCCTTCTTATAAACTGCAAATTAATGCCAATGCATTCGAGAATACGAAGCTTGAGGGCTGTCATGAGTTAGTAAATAATAGGTGGGAAGTTCCCATATCCCACTTCCAACTGGTATATGGTTAATCTATCACTATCCTTGATGTAAACATACCGCTGTTTTGATCagtattatttatttacttttctgcaACTGTAGGTGGAACTAGGGAATGTTGTTGACATGTATTTTGAAGATCAATTTACGGTTCCTGGAAAAACTTTCCGTTCTCACTGGAATGCAGAACCATCCAAGATTAGAAGGAACAATGTATGCTGCTACTTTATTTCAGTCGAAGCTTGCCTGTaaaaatatttattgtttctcttTTCCAACATTGCTTCTTTGGGTGCAGGGTTATTTGAACAACCTTTTCTCTTTCTTGGCTGGTAGTTCTGTTATTTTTATTGTCGGCATCGTTGCTCAGTTATGCTGGCCTCAATCTCTTAAAGGCAAAAGGTTGTTCATGGGCAGTTCACCCACCCCATCATCACACAGCTATTGTTCTGACGTCCATTCTCTTGATAATAGTGAGGTATACTCATTCCTTGTGACGTTGCTTATTCTGTGAAGAAATTATTTTTTTAGCCTGAATTCCTTTGTGACCGCTTCTGTTTTTTTGGGGTTTATGCGTGATATGCTGATGGCCCTTTCACAGGACATTGATTCATCATGATTTCCCTATAGTATTTCAGATTTAACCTTTTCTTTTTCTAACCGATTGTAACTTTGATACTTGGTGTTACACTAATAGGGGACGTTCATTTGTTGCAACTTGCATGTAGTAACTGTTAACTGCTCACTGTAAAACCATGGAGTCTCTGGAAGATGCTAAAGATGATTTATGGAAAAGTCATTTCTTAAGCCGCTTTTGCTTCATGACGAGTGTTCTGTTTTCTTCTTGTTGCTAACATCATGTAGCATGTAGATTATATTTTTCAACTACTACAGTACTCTTTTGGAATGTCCAGCAGACCTACCTACTGTGTATAATTAAGGGCATATCTGATGACAAATAATTACCCTCCAAGGACTATTCAGCTCTCGAGAGTTTAGTGCTCTGTCTCTGTGGCTCTGGAACCACGGATAGTATCAATTGTGGACACTGCATTTTCGTATATCAGGTGCCCTGCAATTTTTCCTCTTCTAATTTGCTCCTCCTGAACAGGTACGAAGTTATTGCATATCTATTGTTAAGAAAATAAAAGATTCATGTGGTTGCCCTGGGGATATAGTGGTTGATGAAAATATTGGTGcttggattggagaactgcctgaCTGCTTCAAGGCCA
Above is a window of Triticum aestivum cultivar Chinese Spring chromosome 6B, IWGSC CS RefSeq v2.1, whole genome shotgun sequence DNA encoding:
- the LOC123135503 gene encoding uncharacterized protein; its protein translation is MPSPSLLLPLHLPPLRPRLASSSHSPRYPPPFLRTLSPPAPAPRLALPAAAARSGGGGDREGNRGAAGDRGRVIPIARCYEAGLARLEVSGAARREQAVAAAAAADGGAAAEAHLGAGSEAMVMEAFLPGAGGAASTRVILQAKEVKEKAAKIKKDFGDDIFSENEPDSDSILAMALKQVVMHKLSNYRLEIFSPGSGRNVHDWSKPRKVPVDFSISSSDGKLLSSLAEAIFSCVIEDTEKSYLGGTGGLFQTQKLNCSSDSTVCIHRISEAEVASNARRCLESFNLTKSSHQVGTSKNAWWPAPKYGRLAEIGGPDFILWAHEFVPSYKLQINANAFENTKLEGCHELVNNRWEVPISHFQLVELGNVVDMYFEDQFTVPGKTFRSHWNAEPSKIRRNNGYLNNLFSFLAGSSVIFIVGIVAQLCWPQSLKGKRLFMGSSPTPSSHSYCSDVHSLDNSEVRSYCISIVKKIKDSCGCPGDIVVDENIGAWIGELPDCFKAINLGDNAASDDAQYSRTVIKENKNPLVLTPTEMTSHLETNDNSQESLQNIASFQVVMSEEGKLVGFQPTSRLAVNHWAKNPLAALLYEGRKLSPAFLEPRLKISRPAKVVPIELLMSVNSESFFALARPVQDPC